The Hydrogenobacter sp. T-2 region TTTCTATATTTCTCCCACTCTTGTGGAAACTTCTGCATAGCTTGACGAATTAGTCTACCTGCAACTGCACCAAGACCGCAGATAGAAGTGGGCTGTATGTGTGAGTTCACAAACTCAAAGCCTACCCATTCTCCTTCGTCAGCTTCATGGTGCAGTATTCTCTCAAGTAGATTAGCCTGCTCGCGAGTGCCAACTCTACAGGGCGTGCATTGACCACAGCTCTCATGAGCATAGAACTCTGCTACCCATAGACAAGTTTGGACTATGTCATCTTCTTCTGTCAAAACTATAACCGTTCCCGTCCCGCCAAAGCCAAAGGGCGAGTAGTCCATGGGTGTGTCTAACTCCTCTGCGGAAAAACAGTCAAGGGCTCCAGAAAATACCGCTTTAACCTTCCTGTTTCCAATAGTTCCTCCCGCATACTTGAAGATGACCTCTCTGAGGGTGGTGTTCATGGGAAGTTCGTAAACCCCCGGCTTTTTCACTTTTCCACTTACAGGAAAGAGCTTGGGACCCGGATAGTCGCTTGGTCCTATGTAGCGATACTCTTCCCAACCCATACCCACTATGAGAGGAATGTTGCAAAGGGTTTCCACGTTGTTTACCACAGTAGGTCTTCCCCAAAGACCATATTGGACAGGAAAGGGTGGTTTTATCCTTGGAAAGCCTCTCTTACCTTCAAGAGATTCAATGAGTGCACTCTCTTCTCCGCATATGTAGGCACCTGCACCTCTTGCCACATAAATCTCAAGGTCAAAGCCAGAGCCAAGTATGTTTTTCCCAAGAAAACCCTTCTTCTTTGCCTCCTCTATGGCATCCCTGAGGATATAGTATCCCGCAGGATACTCACCCCTTATGTATATGAAAGCCTCATTCGCCCCTATGGCATATGCGGATATTATCATTCCCTCTATAAGAAGATGCGTGTCTCTCTCTATGAGTATTCTGTCTTTAAAGGTCCCAGGTTCGGATTCATCCGCATTGCATATGAGATACCTCGGTGCTGGGTTTTGAACCGCAAACTTCCACTTTCTACCCGTGGGAAAGCCTGCACCTCCTCTGCCCCTGAGCTGGCTTTTGTCCACCCAGTCTATTATCTCCTCAGGCTTCATGTTAAGGGCTTTTTCCAATGCCTGATAGCCACCGTCTTTGATATACTCCTCTATTGTATGAACTTTGGGCTTTTTAGCCCTTTTCAACAAAAGGTTCAATGCTGTCTCTGCGTATATTTCAGGTATAACGGGATAGGACCTCATGGAGCTTCTCCTTTGACTCAAATTTATAGGCGTCGTTATCCACCATGAAACAAGGTGCTTCTGAACATGCACCTATGCATTGCACCCCTATTAATTTAAACCTTCCATCCCTTGTGGTCTCACCTAAGGAGATGCCAAGTAGCTCCCTTAAGGCATTTAGCACCTTGTTAGAGTTCATAAGATTACACACAACGCTTACACAAACCCTTATCCTATGTCTTGCAGGTTCTCCCCTGTCAAACATATCGTAGAAGGAAACCACATTTTCCACGTGGCTTAGTGGCACTTCCAAGAGTTTTGCCACTTCCTCCAAGGCAAAAAAGGGTATATGTCCGTAGTGGTCTTGGACTTCGTGGAGACAAAGCAACACAGCCTGTTCCTTTCTTGGAAAATACTCCACATGTTCCCTTAGCTTTTCCATTAGTTCCTGTGGCAAGACACCCATCAGTCTTTCACCTCGTCGCTGAATATAACCTCTGGCATATTAGCTTCTATTATATTCCCTTCTATTCCCATCTGTAGCAAAAGTCTTACCGCACGCCTGCCATCTTCTCCATAATCTAAGGTTCTGTGGTTTACATACATGCTTACAAACCTGTTGGTTCTTTCTGTGTCTTCTTTTATATCCCTTGCATACTCTCTGGCAAAGCTTAGGGCTTCTTCCCTATGCTGTAATGCATACTCTATACTCCTTCTCATTAGCCTCTCCATCTTCCTTATTATCTCAACACCGAGGTCTTTTCTTATGATATTGCCACCAAGAGGAAGCACAAGATTGGTCTTCTCCATCCACCATTGACCCAGGTCAACAACCTTTTTTAGCCCTCTATCTTGATAGCTTAGCTGTCCCTCATGTATAACAAGCCCTGCGTCCACTATACCATCAACCACAGCATCTAAGACCTTGTCAAAGGGGAAAAGGACTTCCTCAAAGTCTAGTTCGTAGAGCTTTAGGACAAGATATGCAGTGGTAAGCCTTCCTGGAATTGCGACCCTTTTGCCCTTTAAGTCTTCTAAATCCTCCTTGGCGACCACTATAGGTCCGTAGCCTTCTCCCACGCTTCCACCACTGGGTAGCACCAGATATCTGTGTGCCACATAAGGATAGGCGTGAAAGGATATAGCGGAGACCTCATAAGTTCCCTTCAGGGCTTCCCTATTGAGGGTTTCTATGTCCGCAAGCACATGCTCTATCTGAAGACCCTCCGTATCTATCTTGCCTGCGGTTAAGGCATAAAACATAAAGGCATCATCTGAATCAGGACTGTGAGCTATCCTTATCCTCATGTCTTTTCTCCTTAAAGAGCTCTGGAAGTTTTAAAATATAGGCATAAATCCTTTTCCATTTGGACCACTCCATAGCTGAAATAGCCCCTCCGTAAACCTTGCCACCTTCAAGGCTCTTTGACACCCCAGCCTTTGCAGATACAATAGCCCCATCTCCTATTTCCACATGGTCTGCCACGCCTACCTGCCCTGCCAAGATTACTCCCTTGCCCGTCCTTACACTGCCAGAAAGCCCTACTTGAGACACTATAAGGTTACTCTCACCTATCTTGCAATTGTGTCCTACCTGCACCAAGTTATCTATCTTGGTATTTTCGCCTATCACCGTCTGGTCTATAAGAGCCCTATCTACGCAAGTGTTTGCACCTATCTCCACATTGTCTTGGATGACCACCCTGCCTACGTGGTTTAGCTTGAAGATGCCCTCTGGACCCACATAGTAGCCAAAACCATCCGCACCTATAACAGAACCGCTATGAATCCTCACACCTTCACCTATCACGCAGTAAGGATACACGTGAACTCCGCTGAAAAGCACGCTGTTTTTACCTATCCTCACACCTTCCCCTATGTAGCAAAAGGGATAAACCTTTACCCCATCCTCAAGCACCACATTCTTTCCCAAATAAACGAAGGGTGCCACATACACATCCTTCCCTATCTTTACACCCTCTTCTATGTAAGCCTTATCGGATATGCCAGAGGGATGTCTCTCTGGGTAGAAGTGAGACAAAAAGCGTGCAAGGGCAAGCCTCACGTTTTTAACCCTTATGTATGTGGGAAAGTCAATGTTCTGAGTTACCACTGGGACTATTTGCATACCCTTTAAATTCTCCAAAACCTTTACATCTTGCAGAAAGACAGGCGTCCCCTTTTTTGGATTTTCTGGTGATGATATACCCTCTACCTCCATATGAGGGTTTCCAACAACTTCACCCTCTAAAAGCTTTGCAAGGTCTATGAGCTTCATTTTTGCTGATCTAACCTTTGGATTACCTCCGCAGTTATGTCTATCTCCGCAGACATGTATATGAATACAGTGCAGTCAATAACCCCCGTAAAGCCTTCTCTCTTTGCTATGTCTTCGGATATTTTCCTTACTGTTGATACTATGTCTCCTTCTAACTTTTCCCTCATCTCCGCAATTTCTCTTTGTGCCTTTTGCTGTAGTTCTATTCCTTCAGCTTCCACCCTCTGATATTCTCTTATCCTCTGTTCTCTTACATTTTGAGCTATTCCCCTGCTTTCTATCTGTTTTCGAAGGTCTTCAAGCCTCTTGTTTATCTGGTCAAGCTGTTTTTGATACTCTTCCACTTTGGCTCTTAGCTGGGATTCCTTCCCTTTTACAAGCTGGGATTCTGAAAGAATCCTATTTGGGTCAATACAAGCAAACTTTTGCTGGGCAAAGCTAAAACCAGAAAAGAGGGCAACTACAAGAAGAGCTTTTTTCATAACCATAACCTCCTTACTAAAAAGCATACCACTAAATTAGACAGGCGTGTGAAGTTTTAAATGAAACTCTCCGTATCTCTTGTCAACTCTACCCACATGTCCATAAAGCCATCCTGTAAGTATTGCTAAGGCTTGTCTTGTCTGCTTTTTATCCTGCATCTCCTCACCCAGTTTGGTAAAAAGGTTCGCAAGAGTGTTTATCCTGTCCACTATGCCTTGATGCTGATCGTCCATATCCTTTATGCCCGTATACAAGTCTGGAGTGAGCTCCATATACCTCATGACTCATCTCCTTTATACCGCTTCTTTCATTATGTATATGGGCTTTAGCTTGTTTTTTACCACTTCTGCACTTACAATGACCTTCTTCACATCGGGTAGAGAGGGTATTTCAAACATCACATCAAGCATTATCTCTTCCATGATAGCCCTAAGACCTCTTGCACCCGTTTTCCTTCTTATAGATTCTCTTGCTATTTCCACCAGTGCATCCTCTGTAAACTCAAGCTCTACACTTTCCATTTCGAAGAGCTTCTTATACTGCTTAACAAGTGCATTTCTTGGTTCAACAAGCACCTTTATGAGCTCTTCTTCTGTAAGCTCATCAAGGACCGCAATTACAGGAATCCTTCCCACAAACTCTGGTATAAGCCCATAGTGTATAAGGTCATC contains the following coding sequences:
- a CDS encoding complex I 51 kDa subunit family protein; the encoded protein is MRSYPVIPEIYAETALNLLLKRAKKPKVHTIEEYIKDGGYQALEKALNMKPEEIIDWVDKSQLRGRGGAGFPTGRKWKFAVQNPAPRYLICNADESEPGTFKDRILIERDTHLLIEGMIISAYAIGANEAFIYIRGEYPAGYYILRDAIEEAKKKGFLGKNILGSGFDLEIYVARGAGAYICGEESALIESLEGKRGFPRIKPPFPVQYGLWGRPTVVNNVETLCNIPLIVGMGWEEYRYIGPSDYPGPKLFPVSGKVKKPGVYELPMNTTLREVIFKYAGGTIGNRKVKAVFSGALDCFSAEELDTPMDYSPFGFGGTGTVIVLTEEDDIVQTCLWVAEFYAHESCGQCTPCRVGTREQANLLERILHHEADEGEWVGFEFVNSHIQPTSICGLGAVAGRLIRQAMQKFPQEWEKYRKQVKLGV
- a CDS encoding NADH-quinone oxidoreductase subunit NuoE family protein, translating into MGVLPQELMEKLREHVEYFPRKEQAVLLCLHEVQDHYGHIPFFALEEVAKLLEVPLSHVENVVSFYDMFDRGEPARHRIRVCVSVVCNLMNSNKVLNALRELLGISLGETTRDGRFKLIGVQCIGACSEAPCFMVDNDAYKFESKEKLHEVLSRYT
- a CDS encoding OmpH family outer membrane protein — translated: MKKALLVVALFSGFSFAQQKFACIDPNRILSESQLVKGKESQLRAKVEEYQKQLDQINKRLEDLRKQIESRGIAQNVREQRIREYQRVEAEGIELQQKAQREIAEMREKLEGDIVSTVRKISEDIAKREGFTGVIDCTVFIYMSAEIDITAEVIQRLDQQK
- the lpxD gene encoding UDP-3-O-(3-hydroxymyristoyl)glucosamine N-acyltransferase; the protein is MKLIDLAKLLEGEVVGNPHMEVEGISSPENPKKGTPVFLQDVKVLENLKGMQIVPVVTQNIDFPTYIRVKNVRLALARFLSHFYPERHPSGISDKAYIEEGVKIGKDVYVAPFVYLGKNVVLEDGVKVYPFCYIGEGVRIGKNSVLFSGVHVYPYCVIGEGVRIHSGSVIGADGFGYYVGPEGIFKLNHVGRVVIQDNVEIGANTCVDRALIDQTVIGENTKIDNLVQVGHNCKIGESNLIVSQVGLSGSVRTGKGVILAGQVGVADHVEIGDGAIVSAKAGVSKSLEGGKVYGGAISAMEWSKWKRIYAYILKLPELFKEKRHEDKDSSQS
- a CDS encoding MqnA/MqnD/SBP family protein — translated: MRIRIAHSPDSDDAFMFYALTAGKIDTEGLQIEHVLADIETLNREALKGTYEVSAISFHAYPYVAHRYLVLPSGGSVGEGYGPIVVAKEDLEDLKGKRVAIPGRLTTAYLVLKLYELDFEEVLFPFDKVLDAVVDGIVDAGLVIHEGQLSYQDRGLKKVVDLGQWWMEKTNLVLPLGGNIIRKDLGVEIIRKMERLMRRSIEYALQHREEALSFAREYARDIKEDTERTNRFVSMYVNHRTLDYGEDGRRAVRLLLQMGIEGNIIEANMPEVIFSDEVKD